GTTCTTGCCTTTGTAGTCAGATAAGGATACGTTTTCGCCATTGTTTGCAGGTAGCGTAAAATCTGGTGCTTTTTTGCCTGTTTCAACTGTCATACCTAAAAAATCCCTCCTAATCAATATGTATCTCTAGCGTACCTTATCTATCCGCAAAGTGCCAACCTTAGCTATTTTGCTTATTGGCACTCCATACTTTCATCACTAGAGCAGCAGGCAGGGCATATCCTATCATCGCCTCGAACAACGCGATCCATCTCCCGAAGCCAAGCGGAAGCAAATCTCCGTAGCCTACCGTAAATAAGGTCACCCCGCTGAAATACATGCTCCTCGATAATTCTTCCCACCATAGGAGCGGTTTGGTTTCTGCAGGATCATGAAAGATTTCGAGACCAGCTGTGGCAAGCATACTATACACGATTCCGAATCCCACTGTAATAATGGTGTAGAGAAGAATGACCGACAAAAACAAGTGAAAAGAAAAGATCTTCTGTTCCATTTCCAAAGAAATAAAAATCTGCCGCAGGCTGAATGTAATGACCAATAGTGAAAAAATCAAAAGAAGATATGGAATCATTGGCATGCCCCTTTACTGAGAAAAGAAGAAAATTTCTAGTACTAGCCCCTTCTACCTTTTATGTCCATGCCGATGATTTTATGCCGGATTTACCCTACCCCACCCTACTCTTTCCGCACAACTAGGCAGATGCACATTCACGACCTAGACATTTGACATATGATGTTGTAAATCGAGGAAGGGGGGGAAATGAAATGAGTTACGGATATGGTAGAGGCTTTGCTCTAATCGTTGTTCTTTTCATCCTTCTAATTATCGTTGGTGCTGCGTACGTTTGGTAAACTTTAATTATATAGATGAAAAATACTCTCCTGCTCTAAAGCAAGGAGAGTTATTTTTTGTTCAAGATTTCACTAAAGGACCGTTGTCCATGCTACAATGGGACATGAATGCTTGAACAACTGGAGGGTAGAAAGAATGAATCACACACAATCCGAACACTTATATACAGAAGCCCAGCGCCATATTGTCGGCGGTGTGAATTCTCCATCACGTGCCTATAAAGGAGTTGGCGGTGGAACCCCTGTCTATATGGAAAAAGGAAAAGGTTCACGTTTTTTTGATGTGGATGGCAATGAATACATTGATTACTTAGGGGCTTATGGGCCAATTATTACTGGACATGCCCACCCTCATATTACGGAGGCCATTACAACGGCCGCACATAACGGCGTGCTTTACGGAACGCCGACCAAGCTCGAAAATACCTTTGCCAAGATGTTGAAAGACGCCATTCCTTCCCTTGATAAAGTACGCTTCGTCAACTCAGGGACTGAAGCGGTAATGACGACGATTCGAGTAGCCAGGGCTTATACGGGACGGAATAAAATCATTAAATTTGCCGGCTGCTACCACGGCCACTCTGACCTCGTACTCGTCGCTGCCGGTTCCGGCCCATCTACCTTAGGGACACCAGATTCTGCCGGAGTACCTGCATCCATTGCACAAGATGTAATTACGGTGCCTTTTAACGATATCGAATCTTTTAAAAAAGCACTCGATCGTTACAGCGACGAAATCGCTGGAGTCCTCGTTGAGCCGATTGTAGGAAATTTCGGGATCGTGGAACCCGCCCCTGGTTTTCTGGAAGCTGTTAATGAACAGGCACATAGTGCCGGAGCTTTAGTGATTTACGACGAAGTGATTACAGCTTTTCGGTTTACCTATGGCAGTGCCCAGCAGCTCGTTGATGTGGAGCCGGATATGACAGCGATGGGTAAAATCATTGGCGGGGGGCTGCCTATCGGGGCCTACGGGGGCCGCGCAGATATCATGGAGCAAGTCGCTCCACTCGGCCCCGCTTATCAAGCCGGCACCATGGCTGGGAACCCCGCTTCGATGTCAGCAGGGATCGCTTGTTTAGAAGTGCTTCAGCAAGAGGGAGTATATGAAGAACTGGACAGGCTTGGCAGCATGCTTGAAGAAGGTATTCTTCACCATGCTGAAAGGTATCAACTGCCAGTAAAAATCAACCGCCTAAAAGGAGCACTGACCGTTTACTTTACAACCAGTGAAATCACTAATTACGAACAAGCAGAACAAACAGACGGAGAACAATTTGCCCGCTTCTTCAAATTAATGCTTGCAAAAGGTATTAATCTTGCGCCTTCTAAATATGAAGCTTGGTTCCTGACCACAGCCCATACTGATAAGGACATTCAACAAACACTCAAAGCAGTGGAAGAAACATTTGCGGAAATGGCTCAACTCTAAAAAATGAACCCGGAGTATCTTCTCCGGGTTTTTTGTATGGAAATTTCCGTTAAACCATTGCGAAAAAACGATACCTATGCTATTATATATTCATAATTCTGAAAATTCCCACGAATTATGAT
This Halobacillus salinarum DNA region includes the following protein-coding sequences:
- a CDS encoding potassium channel family protein, translating into MIPYLLLIFSLLVITFSLRQIFISLEMEQKIFSFHLFLSVILLYTIITVGFGIVYSMLATAGLEIFHDPAETKPLLWWEELSRSMYFSGVTLFTVGYGDLLPLGFGRWIALFEAMIGYALPAALVMKVWSANKQNS
- a CDS encoding glutamate-1-semialdehyde 2,1-aminomutase — its product is MNHTQSEHLYTEAQRHIVGGVNSPSRAYKGVGGGTPVYMEKGKGSRFFDVDGNEYIDYLGAYGPIITGHAHPHITEAITTAAHNGVLYGTPTKLENTFAKMLKDAIPSLDKVRFVNSGTEAVMTTIRVARAYTGRNKIIKFAGCYHGHSDLVLVAAGSGPSTLGTPDSAGVPASIAQDVITVPFNDIESFKKALDRYSDEIAGVLVEPIVGNFGIVEPAPGFLEAVNEQAHSAGALVIYDEVITAFRFTYGSAQQLVDVEPDMTAMGKIIGGGLPIGAYGGRADIMEQVAPLGPAYQAGTMAGNPASMSAGIACLEVLQQEGVYEELDRLGSMLEEGILHHAERYQLPVKINRLKGALTVYFTTSEITNYEQAEQTDGEQFARFFKLMLAKGINLAPSKYEAWFLTTAHTDKDIQQTLKAVEETFAEMAQL
- a CDS encoding YjcZ family sporulation protein, which produces MTYDVVNRGRGGNEMSYGYGRGFALIVVLFILLIIVGAAYVW